Proteins encoded in a region of the Populus nigra chromosome 3, ddPopNigr1.1, whole genome shotgun sequence genome:
- the LOC133689815 gene encoding uncharacterized protein LOC133689815 produces the protein MITLSKWKCSWSLMATIASIVALVSVVHLFLFPVVPSFDPFSVRQVQDSCGPNNESVDGRTGHDPGNLQTVLDLEHKFPADLHRAVVYRNAPWKAEIGRWLSGCDAVTKEVSVVETISGRSCKNDCSGQGVCNYELGQCRCFHGFSGEGCSERLHLECNYPKSPELPYGRWVVSICSAHCDPTRAMCFCGEGTKYPNRPAAETCGFQLSLPSELGAPRQVDWAKPDLDIHTTNKSKLGWCNVDPAEGYANKVKFKEECDCKYDCLSGRFCEVPVQCSCINQCSGHGHCRGGFCQCANGWYGTDCSIPSVTSSVREWPQWLRPAQLDVPDNAHLTGKLVDLNAVVKKKRPLIYIYDLPPKFNSLLLEGRHFKFECVNRLYNDNNATIWTDQLYGAQMALYESILASPYRTLNGEEADFFFVPVLDSCIITRADDAPHLSMEQHLGLRSSLTLEFYRKAYDHIVEHYPFWNRSSGRDHIWSFSWDEGACYAPKEIWNSMMVVHWGNTNSKHNHSTTAYWADNWDKISSDRRGKHPCFDPDKDLVLPAWKRPDVNALSTKLWARPLEKRKTLFYFNGNLGPAYLNGRPEALYSMGIRQKLAEEFGSTPNKDGNLGKQHAENVIVSPLRSESYHEDLASSVFCGVMPGDGWSGRMEDSILQGCIPVVIQDGIYLPYENVLNYESFAVRILEDEIPNLIKILQGFNETEIENKLTSVQKIGQRFLYRDSMLLEAERQKTAFGYVEDWAVEFLRLTEDDVFATFVQVLHYKLHNDPWRRQLGSQKKDFGLPQECLMRTS, from the exons ATGATTACACTTTCGAAATGGAAATGTTCATGGTCTTTGATGGCTACAATTGCATCTATAGTGGCATTAGTTTCGGTAGTTCATCTATTCTTGTTTCCCGTGGTGCCTTCTTTTGATCCCTTCAGTGTTCGGCAAGTTCAGGATTCTTGTGGCCCAAATAATGAATCAGTGGATGGAAGGACTGGTCATGACCCGGGAAATTTACAGACAGTTTTAGATTTAGAGCACAAGTTTCCAGCTGACTTGCATCGGGCAGTGGTTTATCGTAATGCGCCATGGAAGGCTGAGATTGGACGATGGCTTTCTGGCTGTGATGCAGTTACTAAGGAAGTCAGTGTTGTTGAG ACAATAAGTGGCAGGAGCTGCAAAAATGACTGTAGTGGTCAAGGAGTTTGTAACTATGAACTTGGTCAATGTCGGTGTTTTCATGGATTTAGTG GGGAAGGATGCTCTGAGAGGCTACACTTGGAATGTAACTACCCTAAATCACCAGAGCTACCATATGGGCGATGGGTTGTCTCCATTTGCTCTGCTCATTGTGACCCAACGAGAGCAATGTGCTTTTGTGGAGAAGGTACAAAATATCCAAATCGTCCTGCAGCAGAGACTTGTGGGTTTCAACTGAG CTTACCTTCTGAACTTGGTGCCCCGAGACAAGTTGATTGGGCAAAACCTGACCTGGACATACACACGACAAACAAAAGCAAACTAGGATGGTGTAATGTGGACCCAGCTGAAGGGTATGCCAACAAGGTGAAATTCAAAGAGGAATGCGACTGCAAATATGATTGTTTGTCAGGGCGGTTCTGTGAAGTGCCTGTGCAATGCTCTTGTATTAACCAATGCTCTGGACATGGGCATTGCCGTGGTGGTTTTTGTCAG TGCGCCAATGGTTGGTATGGAACAGACTGCAGTATCCCATCTGTTACATCATCTGTAAGAGAGTGGCCTCAGTGGCTTCGACCTGCTCAGCTTGATGTTCCTGACAATGCACATCTCACTGGGAAACTTGTTGATCTCAATGCAGTGGTCAAGAAGAAAAGGCcccttatatatatttatgatttaCCCCCAAAGTTCAACAGTTTACTTCTTGAG GGACGGCATTTTAAGTTCGAATGTGTAAACAGGCTGTATAATGATAACAATGCAACAATTTGGACGGATCAGTTGTATGGTGCCCAG ATGGCACTCTATGAAAGTATTTTAGCTAGCCCATATCGAACATTAAATGGTGAAGAAGCTGACTTTTTCTTTGTACCTGTTCTTGATTCTTGCATCATTACACGTGCTGACGATGCACCTCACCTGAGTATGGAG CAACATTTGGGTTTGAGGAGCTCTCTCACTCTAGAATTTTATAGGAAGGCATACGATCACATTGTTGAGCATTATCCATTCTGGAACCGCTCATCAGGAAGAGACCATATATGG TCCTTTTCATGGGATGAAGGTGCTTGCTATGCCCCAAAGGAGATATGGAATAGCATGATGGTGGTTCACTGGGGTAATACAAATTCAAAGCATAACCATTCCACAACAGCCTATTGGGCTGACAACTGGGATAAAATTTCTTCTGATAGAAGAGGCAAGCATCCTTGCTTTGATCCTGATAAAGATCTTGTGCTTCCTGCCTGGAAGCGACCTGATGTCAATGCTCTGAGCACCAAACTGTGGGCCAG GCCTCTTGAAAAGCGGAAGACACTATTCTATTTCAATGGAAATCTTGGACCAGCATACCTGAATGGAAGACCAGAAGCTTT GTATAGCATGGGTATCAGACAGAAACTTGCAGAGGAGTTTGGATCAACCCCTAACAAGGATGGTAATCTTGGGAAACAACATGCTGAAAATGTGATTGTGAGCCCATTGCGCTCTGAAAGCTACCATGAGGATTTAGCCAGTTCTGTTTTCTGTGGAGTAATGCCTGGAGATGGTTGGAGTGGTCGTATGGAAGATAGCATTTTGCAAGGGTGCATTCCAGTTGTCATTCAG GATGGGATATACCTGCCATATGAAAATGTGCTCAACTATGAAAGCTTTGCTGTCAGAATTCTGGAAGACGAGATTCCAAATTTGATAAAGATCCTTCAG GGATTCAATGAGACAGAAATAGAAAACAAGTTGACCAGCGTCCAGAAAATCGGGCAGAGATTCTTGTATCGTGATTCTATGTTGCTTGAAGCTGAGAGACAAAAAACTGCTTTTGGCTACGTGGAGGATTGGGCAGTTGAATTCTTACGATTGACAGAAGATGATGTCTTTGCCACCTTTGTACAG GTTCTACACTATAAGTTGCACAATGACCCTTGGAGGCGGCAGCTTGGTTCTCAGAAGAAAGATTTTGGCTTGCCACAAGAATGTTTAATGAGAACATCCTGA
- the LOC133689947 gene encoding 1-acyl-sn-glycerol-3-phosphate acyltransferase 2 codes for MAIGAALIILPLGVLFFCSGLIVNIIQAICFVFIRPLSKSTYRKINRQLAELLWLELVWIFDWWAGVQIKVFTDKETVRLMGKEHALVICNHRSDIDWLVGWVLAQRSGCLGSAVAVMKKSSKFLPVIGWSMWFSEYLFLERSWAKDENTLKSGLQRLKDFPRPFWLALFVEGTRFTLPKLLAAQEYAASQGLPIPRNVLIPRTKGFVSAVSNMCSFVPAIYDVTLAIPKSSPPPTMLNLFKGKSSVVHVHIKRHLMKELPETEDGVAQWCKDIFVAKDALLDKHMTEDTFSDQELQDLGRPKKSLVVVTSWACLLISGALKFLQRSSLLSSRKGIAFAVSSLAVVTLLMYILIRFSQSERSTTAKVAAAKPKCEGKPSETGDDK; via the exons ATGGCGATTGGAGCCGCGCTTATTATTTTGCCGCTAGGCGTTCTCTTTTTTTGCTCAGgtttaattgttaatattattcaG gcaatttgctttgtttttattcGGCCTTTATCAAAGAGCACGTACAGAAAAATCAATAGACAATTAGCGGAATTGTTATGGCTCGAACTTGTTTGGATCTTCGATTGGTGGGCTGGAGTCCAG ATCAAAGTGTTCACAGATAAGGAAACCGTCCGTTTAATGG GTAAAGAACATGCTCTTGTTATATGCAACCACAGAAGTGATATTGATTGGCTTGTTGGATGGGTTTTGGCTCAG CGATCAGGATGTCTGGGAAGCGCAGTAGCTGTCATGAAGAAATCATCAAAATTTCTTCCG GTGATAGGTTGGTCAATGTGGTTTTCTGAATACCTCTTTCTGGAAAGAAGTTGGGCCAAGGATGAAAACACATTAAAG TCTGGTCTCCAGCGGCTAAAGGACTTTCCTCGTCCATTTTGGCTGGCTCTTTTTGTGGAAGGAACTCGCTTCACTCTGCCAAAGCTTTTAGCAGCTCAGGAATATGCAGCTTCTCAAGGGCTGCCAATCCCTAGAAATGTTTTGATTCCTCGTACAAAG GGATTTGTTTCAGCAGTAAGTAACATGTGCTCATTTGTACCAGCCATTTATGATGTAACGTTGGCTATCCCAAAAAGTTCTCCTCCACCTACGATGCTCAACCTCTTCAAGGGGAAATCTTCTGTG GTACACGTACACATAAAGCGGCATTTGATGAAGGAATTGCCTGAAACAGAAGACGGTGTTGCACAATGGTGTAAAGATATTTTTGTGGCTAAG GATGCATTACTGGACAAGCATATGACTGAGGACACCTTCAGTGATCAAGAATTGCAGGATCTTGGTCGACCAAAGAAGTCTCTTGTG GTTGTTACCTCCTGGGCATGCCTTCTTATTTCCGGGGCCCTGAAATTCCTTCAACGGTCTTCACTCTTGTCCTCAAGGAAGGGTATAGCATTCGCAGTGTCTAGTTTGGCAGTCGTCACTCTCCTAATGTACATCTTGATTCGATTTTCTCAGTCAGAGCGTTCAACAACTGCCAAAGTTGCCGCAGCAAAGCCCAAGTGCGAAGGAAAACCTTCTGAGACAGGAGATGACAAGTAG
- the LOC133690252 gene encoding uncharacterized protein LOC133690252 — MEPGIIDWDSIDSVFIEDDTYENMNAPKWVDFSAFPEQPVSDEAWFCKPGCKHPKTIEDYLKSKRGSKVKFLKSVTISEMLPFRDRNRRDAKLKKAEIPNPHTLKTKGYKSAHSFREDCENKNPNLSNRKPDTDKLPKKANIRLREARDDLHANSTKAKLRTTFSARNLLAGKEVLSQIKEFCYELKSLAKKGTNNGSTKKVSVRVLGEKEREKERMPLLAVKEGRQSKVMEQREQSKRQTGWEKNVRF, encoded by the exons ATGGAGCCAGGAATCATTGATTGGGACAGCATTGATTCTGTATTCATCGAAGATGACACTTATGAGAACATGAATGCACCAAAATGGGTCGATTTCTCTGCCTTTCCTGAACAACCTGTCAGTGATGAAGCTTGGTTCTGCAAACCTG GTTGCAAGCATCCAAAGACTATTGAAGATTATCTCAAGTCAAAACGTGGTTCGAAG GTGAAATTTTTGAAGTCTGTTACTATATCTGAAATGCTTCCTTTCAGGGACAGGAATCGCAG agACGCAAAGCTGAAAAAAGCAGAAATTCCCAATCCACATACCCTCAAAACAAAAGGGTACAAATCTGCTCACAGTTTCAGGGAAGATTGTGAAAACAAGAATCCGAACTTATCTAATAGAAAACCTGATACCGATAAACTGCCTAAGAAAGCAAACATCAGACTAAGAGAAGCTAGGGACGATTTACACGCAAACTCAACAAAAGCAAAGCTAAGGACTACATTTTCAGCCCGGAATTTGTTAGCAGGAAAGGAAGTATTAAGTCAGATAAAAGAATTCTGCTATGAATTAAAGAGCCTGGCAAAGAAGGGGACGAATAATGGGTCAACGAAAAAGGTGTCTGTCAGGGTTTTGGgtgagaaggagagagaaaaggagaggatGCCATTGCTTGCGGTCAAGGAAGGGAGGCAATCTAAAGTAATGGAACAGAGGGAACAGAGCAAACGACAGACAGGGTGGGAGAAAAATGTTCGGTTTTGA